In Erythrobacter sp. F6033, a single genomic region encodes these proteins:
- the prmC gene encoding peptide chain release factor N(5)-glutamine methyltransferase encodes MTVAEAIRAAADRLAATSDTARLDAELLMAHALGVSRSDMLIGKMRDAAPAEYEALIARRASREPVAHIIGEAEFYGRTFAVSPDVLIPRGDSEVLIDAAIELAPSAGRVFDLGTGSGALLITAMLELGSKEGFGLDASPPAVKIARRNADSLGLTKEMAQFLCRDWHSEGWSDDVGTFDLILCNPPYVEADADLDPDVRDYEPASALFAGEEGLDDYQAIIPQLRKLMNDDAAAIFEIGHTQAGPVSEMAEKVGFSVEMRRDLANRPRALIFRA; translated from the coding sequence GTGACGGTTGCTGAGGCGATCCGTGCTGCGGCGGACAGGTTAGCGGCAACCAGCGATACCGCGCGGCTGGATGCGGAATTGCTGATGGCGCATGCGCTCGGTGTCAGCCGTTCGGATATGCTGATCGGCAAAATGCGCGATGCTGCTCCGGCTGAATATGAGGCTCTGATCGCGCGCCGTGCTTCGCGGGAGCCGGTGGCGCATATCATTGGTGAGGCCGAGTTTTACGGGCGGACATTCGCCGTATCGCCTGACGTCCTGATCCCGCGAGGAGACAGCGAGGTTTTGATCGACGCGGCGATTGAGCTTGCGCCGTCTGCCGGGCGGGTGTTCGATCTCGGGACGGGCTCTGGTGCATTGTTGATTACGGCAATGCTTGAGCTTGGTTCGAAAGAGGGGTTTGGACTTGATGCTTCACCGCCCGCCGTCAAGATTGCCCGAAGGAATGCGGACTCCTTGGGCCTGACCAAAGAAATGGCGCAGTTTTTGTGCCGCGATTGGCACTCAGAAGGCTGGAGTGATGATGTCGGCACATTCGACCTGATCCTATGCAATCCGCCCTATGTCGAAGCGGACGCTGATCTTGATCCTGATGTTCGAGACTATGAACCAGCCAGCGCCCTTTTCGCTGGAGAAGAGGGGCTTGACGACTATCAGGCGATCATCCCGCAATTGCGCAAGTTGATGAATGACGATGCGGCCGCGATCTTTGAAATCGGCCACACGCAAGCAGGTCCCGTAAGTGAAATGGCCGAAAAGGTGGGTTTCTCGGTCGAAATGCGACGCGATCTTGCAAATAGGCCACGCGCTTTGATCTTCCGCGCATGA
- the ppa gene encoding inorganic diphosphatase has translation MRIDKIPTGENPPDELNVIIEVPTGGEPVKYEFDKESGALFVDRILHTPMRYPANYGFVPHTLSPDGDPLDALVIARSPFMAGCVVRARPIGVLNLEDEHGGDEKLICVPVDTTFPYYSDVGETKDLPSIIFQQIEHFFTHYKDLEAEKWVRIGKWGDRAEARQIVLEAIERAKEA, from the coding sequence ATGCGTATCGACAAAATCCCCACCGGCGAAAATCCCCCAGACGAACTGAACGTCATCATCGAAGTGCCTACTGGCGGTGAGCCGGTGAAGTACGAATTCGATAAAGAGTCAGGCGCATTGTTTGTTGACCGTATCCTGCACACACCAATGCGCTATCCGGCGAATTACGGTTTTGTCCCGCATACGCTTTCACCTGATGGTGATCCACTTGATGCGCTTGTTATCGCGCGTTCGCCATTTATGGCTGGCTGCGTTGTTCGCGCCCGCCCGATTGGTGTGCTCAACCTCGAAGACGAGCATGGCGGCGATGAAAAGCTGATCTGTGTGCCGGTGGACACGACATTCCCGTATTATTCGGATGTTGGCGAAACCAAAGATTTGCCTTCGATCATTTTCCAACAGATCGAACACTTCTTTACCCACTACAAAGATCTGGAAGCTGAAAAGTGGGTCCGCATCGGCAAATGGGGCGACCGCGCCGAAGCACGTCAAATCGTGCTCGAAGCGATCGAGCGCGCAAAAGAAGCCTGA
- the prfA gene encoding peptide chain release factor 1 produces MQIPAARLDQIANRFAELEARMASGTLEGDEFVKASRDYAELEPVAKIAREVKAMREETAGLEEMLADPEMKAMAEEELAAIREALPEKERALAIALLPRDAADSKPAMLEIRAGTGGDEAALFAGDLYRMYERFAADNGWKVEPVSMSASEVGGFKEVVANITGAGVFARLKFESGVHRVQRVPVTESGGRIHTSAATVAVLPEPDDVDVNIDPGDLKIDTYRASGAGGQHVNTTDSAIRITHEPSGIVVTCQDGRSQHKNREKAMQVLRARLFEKTRDEAQGAEAEARKAMVGSGDRSERIRTYNFPQGRVTDHRIGLTLHKLEEVLAGPGLTEMVDALIAEDEGKRLAALNE; encoded by the coding sequence ATGCAAATTCCCGCCGCTCGTCTTGATCAGATCGCCAACCGTTTTGCGGAGCTTGAGGCGCGCATGGCGTCGGGCACGCTTGAGGGCGACGAGTTCGTCAAGGCAAGTCGCGACTATGCCGAGCTGGAGCCGGTCGCCAAGATTGCCCGCGAAGTGAAGGCAATGCGCGAGGAGACGGCCGGGCTGGAGGAGATGCTCGCCGATCCGGAAATGAAAGCGATGGCGGAGGAAGAACTTGCTGCGATCCGCGAGGCTCTTCCGGAAAAAGAGCGCGCGCTCGCCATTGCGCTGCTTCCCCGCGATGCGGCGGACAGCAAGCCCGCGATGCTTGAAATTCGCGCTGGCACTGGCGGGGATGAAGCCGCTTTGTTCGCGGGCGATCTTTACCGGATGTATGAACGCTTCGCCGCCGATAATGGCTGGAAAGTCGAGCCGGTCAGCATGAGTGCCTCCGAAGTGGGCGGGTTCAAGGAAGTGGTCGCCAATATCACCGGCGCAGGCGTGTTCGCACGGCTTAAATTCGAAAGCGGCGTCCACCGTGTCCAGCGTGTACCAGTGACTGAGAGCGGTGGCCGGATTCACACTTCTGCTGCGACGGTGGCGGTCCTGCCTGAGCCGGACGATGTGGATGTGAATATCGATCCCGGTGACCTAAAGATCGACACATATCGTGCGAGCGGGGCGGGCGGTCAGCACGTCAACACCACCGATAGCGCGATCCGTATTACGCATGAGCCTTCGGGTATCGTGGTCACCTGTCAGGACGGGCGCAGCCAGCATAAGAACCGCGAAAAAGCGATGCAGGTTCTGCGGGCGCGGCTGTTCGAGAAAACCCGCGATGAAGCCCAAGGCGCCGAAGCCGAAGCGCGCAAGGCGATGGTCGGCAGCGGCGACCGTTCGGAGCGCATTCGCACGTACAATTTCCCGCAAGGCCGCGTGACCGATCACCGTATCGGGCTAACGCTGCATAAGCTCGAAGAAGTGCTGGCAGGGCCGGGGCTTACCGAGATGGTCGACGCGCTGATTGCCGAAGATGAAGGTAAGCGGCTCGCCGCGCTAAACGAGTGA
- the hisS gene encoding histidine--tRNA ligase, giving the protein MSKNTPKAIRGTQDIFGADAEAFAYVVETFERVRKLYRFRRVEMPVFEKTEVFSRAIGETTDVVSKEMYSFEDRGGDSLTLRPEFTAGIARAFLTNGWQQHAPLKAATHGPLFRYERPQKGRYRQFHQIDAEIIGAAEPQADVELLAMADQLLKELGIEGVTLHLNTLGDADSRDQWRAALIDYFKKVEGGLSEDSQERLEKNPLRILDSKDRRDQQFLADAPKIDDFLTDEATAFFEAVTSGLDAAGVKWKRAESLVRGLDYYRHTAFEFIPDEGSAAAEALGAQSTVLGGGRYDGLMESLGGAPTPAVGWAAGIERLAMLVGQRAEQPLLDVIVAVENDEAIGSALKSVSAMRHAGLSVDLIASGSPKKRFDKASKVNARALLSIDIRDGETQANVRSADATGLTSQIDALLKNLL; this is encoded by the coding sequence ATGAGCAAGAATACCCCTAAAGCCATTCGCGGAACACAGGACATCTTTGGCGCAGATGCGGAGGCGTTTGCCTATGTGGTCGAAACGTTCGAGCGTGTGCGTAAGCTTTACCGGTTCCGCCGGGTCGAAATGCCGGTTTTTGAAAAAACCGAAGTTTTCAGCCGGGCCATTGGTGAGACAACCGATGTTGTTTCCAAAGAGATGTATTCGTTCGAGGATCGCGGCGGGGATTCGCTCACGCTGCGCCCGGAATTCACCGCTGGTATTGCCCGCGCTTTCCTGACCAATGGCTGGCAGCAGCATGCGCCGTTAAAGGCCGCAACGCACGGCCCGTTGTTCCGGTATGAGCGCCCGCAGAAGGGCCGTTATCGCCAGTTCCACCAAATTGACGCGGAGATCATCGGCGCGGCTGAGCCTCAGGCGGATGTCGAATTGCTCGCTATGGCCGATCAGCTTTTGAAAGAACTCGGCATTGAAGGGGTGACTTTGCACCTTAACACTTTGGGTGATGCCGATAGCCGTGATCAATGGCGCGCTGCGCTGATCGACTATTTCAAGAAAGTCGAAGGCGGGCTGTCCGAAGACAGTCAGGAACGGCTTGAGAAAAACCCGCTGCGTATTCTCGACAGCAAGGATCGCCGCGATCAGCAGTTCCTCGCTGATGCGCCCAAGATTGATGATTTTCTGACCGATGAGGCCACGGCGTTTTTCGAGGCGGTGACGAGCGGTCTCGACGCAGCCGGCGTCAAATGGAAACGTGCCGAAAGTCTGGTGCGCGGCCTCGATTATTATCGCCACACCGCGTTCGAATTTATTCCTGATGAAGGCTCTGCAGCAGCAGAAGCCTTAGGCGCGCAAAGCACCGTGCTAGGCGGCGGGCGCTATGACGGTTTGATGGAGTCGCTTGGAGGCGCGCCAACGCCCGCAGTCGGCTGGGCTGCAGGCATAGAGCGGCTGGCGATGCTGGTGGGTCAGCGAGCAGAGCAGCCATTGTTGGATGTGATTGTTGCTGTTGAAAATGACGAGGCTATCGGTTCTGCATTAAAGTCAGTCAGCGCCATGAGGCATGCTGGTCTGTCAGTCGATTTGATCGCGTCGGGTTCGCCCAAGAAAAGGTTTGATAAGGCGTCAAAAGTGAACGCACGGGCGCTCCTTTCGATTGACATCCGCGATGGCGAGACTCAGGCCAATGTCAGGTCCGCAGACGCGACCGGCCTGACTTCACAAATAGACGCCCTTCTGAAGAACTTGCTCTAA
- a CDS encoding DUF4167 domain-containing protein — protein sequence MNNNRNNNRRRGRGNRHSQGGANNQNRIDSRARGNAPQLLDKYKKLAQDAQHHGDRVQMEQYLQFADHYFRVIADNKARQDEARAKRNEERGQANDDSDENEDGDNRRRNNRRPRGRREDGESQHDAENSAENEDEFSEDAPEETEKPKRRARKPRNDGDGEEKPRQRKPRQPRREKNDEAAEIDSSVLPPAIGGTSDKDSDDSLEAVG from the coding sequence TTGAACAACAATCGCAATAACAATCGTCGCCGCGGTCGCGGCAATCGCCATAGTCAGGGCGGGGCCAACAATCAGAACCGGATTGATAGCCGTGCGCGCGGAAATGCTCCGCAGCTTCTCGACAAGTACAAGAAGCTTGCTCAGGATGCGCAGCACCACGGTGACCGGGTGCAGATGGAACAATATCTGCAATTCGCCGACCACTATTTCCGCGTGATTGCCGATAACAAGGCGCGTCAGGACGAAGCCCGGGCCAAGCGCAATGAAGAGCGCGGTCAGGCCAATGACGATAGCGATGAAAATGAGGATGGCGATAATCGGCGCCGCAACAACCGCCGCCCGCGTGGTCGCCGTGAAGATGGCGAAAGCCAGCATGATGCTGAAAATTCGGCGGAAAACGAAGACGAATTCTCGGAGGATGCTCCGGAAGAAACCGAAAAGCCCAAGCGCCGGGCTCGCAAACCTCGCAATGATGGCGATGGCGAAGAAAAGCCACGGCAGCGCAAACCGCGCCAGCCCCGCCGTGAAAAGAACGACGAGGCCGCAGAAATCGACTCGTCTGTCCTTCCGCCAGCAATCGGCGGTACGTCAGACAAGGACAGCGACGACAGCCTAGAAGCAGTCGGCTAA